The proteins below are encoded in one region of Antennarius striatus isolate MH-2024 chromosome 7, ASM4005453v1, whole genome shotgun sequence:
- the LOC137598492 gene encoding sterile alpha motif domain-containing protein 9-like — MRRSTMDQDPPLKKWTMKDVHLWLVTKVKVHKSCADVFYEEEVSGDNLVYYTKEDILDLGIKHGPAVKIMSYLQSMNKESQHKQDVPAYVENWTKEQVFQWLVQHVNVYGPYADRLQREDVSGDCLVHFSKQDFRDLEVKSGPATKILAELRNLKTKPEVTLKPNPDQRPAPNPTTTDLGPSQAAATKQETCDQLERKAGKTVEKECEKIQQTFQKTAGTENQQPKTWGAKKTESVVENVDQAHKSRTTAEIHDILEDLRKEDLKRFHFQLRLYRDSKHKPFSLSSLEDKDTMDTAALMTERYGSEGAFNVTKHILKEINQLDLVLQMEKSQGQQAHNFSKAVLKREANQGDKLRNLLTCGGNSLDNYDRFVVVVNKSAPEQIQHLQFLMKMKLFCVLDFNPDSECPGGLCHSYTQSRLANLHAPSQYQGQTDTVIGNLNLFKQTSWVFCNGRRNFDDDSSKELDYKDWLRKSCRHVEQLVGFICNPEVFRHGRILIIFLLLSPVDTEKDPFFDTYKCFIKHIEEESVINICESQDTYLKWRELIQDKCLYDIDKFSIYELNLSEISGTITALDPFGQPSRRLLPSSGSSAVVLTQKDVDFMMALDILCLNQCENIYDENSSEFHDLRIKVEEEFYKGGKVKWWNFYFCEKDRKKPFVKRYKFESLKKMVRAQLKDPSNVCDVINLFHNPGCGGTTLAMHVMWDLRQEVRCAVLIDNTLPKIEVAIQIRKLMQLESEKPSPVFLLVDDSKESDSINDLVNCIYKSELDSLNVSTSDAPTCKVVILNCVRSQSPKELYKKQGPVQSQYITASLTKEEQMEFEKKLKELKETHEKPENFYSFMFLKSNFDQKYVVDLARNTLENFDFSCKKDQLFAFLALLKTYEAKSEISLSLCEDFLGIKVIRWQDESVMDRMKPFSDFLIIDIGEKWGVCKIIRVLHQAIASACLEELDQSFSLKVSEITMEILLCDLFFSEGVVKDNFMFSVQQMLIERQLKQGGNDREPFSPLIDKIHNQQGRQTVQDIFAKASSRFVKSASIPQALARYLCIKVKDFPEALRWAEKAKKIVENPYTFDTIGQIHKTNLKANNQKEKQLKSQNPEDFNKNIHLAANAITTFKAAQELANAEDEPEVKGSEDELDDQPRRSYNVKGYVGVLEIIFLVFDMLGRLPFFDKSDPVKKMYLQTFLQKALPITSVFKEDNEINNRLEEIIREQESFLHTLKSEASEMFERLESYFTFIKRNSSEYDSKNRSTVSTLFREYVVLFCSKSEEMKRERQNNPRLNVQIDIEERRLLLEEKQANRFAGILQYLDKPNTKDIEWITTCYAFLQQQQQFVDKKQKTRDTTNYILSNIILYLFNPKSKLVKSHSQLSALLQRTLDDVGRWYPFPDPYYLALLLFWPSPSQENTDIRTYINSIQKSSRQRLALFPNRNAVAHFYLGKGNGLKRLISKPQLDENFTDIPRNTLAQNWRNGHIFKEKEIMKCLQRVNGTIEQGDVFANYGGLKIPVRPALIGGIRSGYSTEKVSFYVGFAIKGPLAYDIQQEK; from the exons ATGAGACGTTCAACAATGGATCAGGATCCTCCTCTTAAAAAATGGACCATGAAGGATGTGCACCTCTGGCTTGTgacaaaggtcaaagttcataAAAGTTGTGCTGATGTGTTTTATGAAGAGGAGGTGTCTGGAGACAATTTGGTTTATTATACAAAGGAAGATATATTGGATTTGGGAATAAAACACGGTCCTGCAGTCAAAATCATGTCTTATCTGCAGAGCATGAATAAGGAGTCTCAACATAAACAGGATGTCCCAGCGTATGTGGAAAACTGGACCAAGGAGCAGGTGTTCCAGTGGCTGGTACAGCACGTGAACGTATATGGTCCGTATGCAGACCGGCTCCAGAGGGAGGATGTGTCCGGAGACTGTTTGGTTCACTTCAGCAAACAGGACTTTAGGGACCTGGAGGTGAAAAGCGGTCCAGCCACAAAGATTCTAGCAGAGCTCCGTAACttgaaaacaaaaccagaagtGACACTGAAACCAAACCCAGACCAAAGACCAGCTCCAAACCCTACCACAACAGACCTGGGTCCGTCTCAGGCCGCTGCCACCAAACAAGAAACATGTGACCAGTTAGAGAGAAAAGCTGGAAAAACTGTGGAAAAGGAGTGTGAAAAGATTCAGCAGACATTCCAGAAGACTGCAGGGACAGAAAACCAGCAGCCAAAGACCTGGGGGGccaaaaagacagaaagtgTTGTG GAGAATGTAGACCAGGCACACAAATCCAGGACCACAGCAGAAATCCATGACATCCTGGAAGACCTTCGAAAAGAAGACCTAAAGAGATTTCACTTCCAGCTGAGGTTGTACAGAGACTCCAAGCACAAACCCTTTTCTCTGAGCAGCCTGGAGGACAAGGACACAATGGACACCGCTGCACTGATGACTGAGCGCTATGGCAGTGAGGGGGCGTTCAACGTCACCAAACATATTCTCAAGGAAATCAATCAGCTGGATCTGGTTCTTCAGATGGAGAAGAGCCAAG GTCAACAGGCGCATAACTTCTCCAAGGCAGTTCTGAAGAGAGAAGCTAACCAAGGAGACAAGCTGAGAAATTTACTAACATGTGGTGGGAACTCGCTGGACAATTACGACAGGTTTGTTGTTGTGGTAAACAAGAGTGCTCCAGAACAAATTCAGCACCTCCAGTTTTTGATGAAGATGAAACTGTTCTGCGTGCTGGACTTCAACCCTGACTCTGAATGTCCTGGTGGACTCTGTCATTCATACACACAGTCCAGGCTGGCTAATTTGCATGCGCCATCACAATATCAAGGACAGACGGACACAGTAATTGGGAACCTGAACCTCTTCAAGCAGACCAGTTGGGTCTTCTGCAATGGCAGACGGAACTTTGATGATGACTCCAGCAAGGAGCTGGACTACAAGGACTGGTTGAGGAAGTCCTGCAGACATGTAGAACAGTTGGTGGGGTTCATTTGCAACCCCGAGGTGTTTCGCCATGGAAGAAttctcatcatcttcctccttctgTCCCCTGTGGACACTGAGAAGGACCCCTTCTTTGACACCTATAAGTGTTTCATCAAACACATTGAAGAGGAGAGTGTCATCAACATATGTGAGTCTCAGGACACATATTTGAAGTGGAGGGAGCTTATTCAGGATAAGTGTCTCTACGATATTGATAAGTTTTCCATATATGAGCTAAACCTGAGTGAGATCAGTGGTACCATAACAGCACTGGATCCGTTTGGTCAGCCATCTAGGAGGCTGCTACCATCCTCTGGTTCCAGTGCGGTTGTCCTAACCCAGAAAGACGTGGACTTCATGATGGCTCTGGACATCCTGTGCCTGAACCAATGCGAAAATATTTACGACGAAAACAGCTCTGAGTTTCACGACCTCAGAATCAAAGTGGAAGAGGAGTTCTACAAAGGAGGCAAAGTCAAGTGGTGGAACTTCTACTTCTgtgaaaaagacaggaaaaagccATTTGTGAAACGGTACAAGTTTGAGAGCTTGAAGAAAATGGTCAGGGCTCAGCTGAAGGATCCCAGcaatgtgtgtgatgtgatcaATCTGTTCCACAATCCAGGTTGTGGTGGAACCACCTTAGCGATGCATGTGATGTGGGATCTCCGTCAGGAGGTCAGGTGTGCCGTGCTGATTGATAACACACTGCCCAAAATAGAAGTGGCCATTCAGATCAGAAAACTGATGCAACTCGAAAGTGAGAAGCCATCTCCGGTTTTCCTGTTAGTTGATGATTCCAAGGAAAGTGACAGTATTAACGATCTTGTAAACTGCATTTACAAATCTGAGCTGGATAGCTTAAATGTGAGCACGAGCGACGCCCCAACCTGCAAAGTGGTCATCCTTAACTGTGTCCGTTCCCAAAGCCCCAAAGAGCTGTACAAGAAGCAGGGCCCGGTGCAGAGTCAGTACATCACTGCCTCCCTGACAaaagaggagcagatggagttTGAAAAGAAACTAAAAGAGCTCaaagaaacacatgaaaaaccAGAAAACTTTTACAGCTTCATGTTCCTGAAAAGCAATTTTGACCAGAAATATGTGGTTGACCTAGCTCGTAACACATTGGAGAACTTTGATTTCAGTTGCAAGAAGGATCAGCTGTTTGCATTTTTAGCCTTGCTAAAAACCTACGAGGCAAAATCTGAaatctctctttccctctgtgAAGACTTCCTGGGGATAAAAGTAATTCGCTGGCAGGATGAGAGTGTCATGGACAGAATGAAGCCATTCTCCGACTTTCTCATCATTGACATTGGAGAAAAATGGGGAGTCTGCAAAATAATACGAGTCCTTCATCAGGCCATTGCATCTGCCTGTCTGGAAGAGTTAGATCAGAGCTTCAGTTTGAAAGTAAGTGAAATCACAATGGAGATTCTTCTATGTGATCTCTTCTTTAGTGAGGGAGTAGTCAAAGACAACTTTATGTTCTCAGTTCAACAAATGTTGATAGAAAGGCAGCTCAAACAAGGGGGTAATGATAGAGAACCGTTTTCACCTCTGATTGACAAAATCCACAACCAGCAAGGAAGACAAACTGTCCAAGATATCTTTGCGAAAGCATCATCTAGGTTTGTGAAGAGtgcctccattcctcaggcactGGCCAGATATTTGTGCATCAAAGTAAAGGACTTCCCAGAGGCCTTGAGATGGGCCGAAAAGGCCAAGAAAATTGTTGAGAATCCATACACGTTTGACACCATTGGTCAGATTCACAAAACCAACCTAAAAGCCAACAATCAAaaggaaaagcagctgaagTCGCAAAATCCAGAGgacttcaacaaaaacattcatttagcAGCCAATGCTATCACAACGTTCAAAGCGGCACAAGAGCTTGCAAATGCCGAGGATGAACCTGAAGTCAAAGGTTCTGAGGATGAGTTGGATGACCAACCCAGAAGGTCGTACAATGTGAAGGGATATGTGGGCGTACTGGAGATAATCTTCCTGGTTTTCGACATGTTGGGAAGACTGCCATTCTTTGACAAAAGTGATCCAGTGAAGAAGATGTACTTGCAGACATTTCTGCAGAAGGCACTGCCGATCACTAGTGTCTTCAAGGAGGACAATGAGATCAACAACAGGCTGGAGGAGATCATCAGAGAGCAAGAAAGTTTTCTGCACACTCTGAAAAGTGAAGCTTCAGAAATGTTTGAACGTCTCGAATCTTACTTCACATTCATAAAACGCAACAGTTCAGAGTACGATTCAAAGAACCGGTCCACCGTTTCCACTCTCTTTCGGGAGTATGTTGTCCTGTTTTGCTCCAAgtcagaggaaatgaaaagagaacGACAAAATAATCCCCGTCTCAATGTGCAGATTGATATTGAAGAGAGGAGATTGCTACTGGAGGAGAAACAAGCCAACCGGTTTGCAGGGATACTTCAGTACTTGGATAAACCCAACACCAAAGACATTGAGTGGATCACTACCTGCTATGCATTtttgcaacaacaacagcaatttgttgacaaaaaacaaaagacaagagATACCACCAAttatattttatcaaatatCATTCTTTATCTTTTCAATCCCAAATCCAAGTTAGTGAAGAGTCACAGCCAACTCTCCGCACTGCTCCAGAGAACCCTTGACGATGTTGGACGCTGGTATCCCTTCCCAGATCCATACTACCTGGCTCTGCTGTTATTTTGGCCCAGTCCTTCTCAGGAGAACACAGATATCAGAACATACATCAACTCGATCCAGAAGTCATCACGGCAGCGCTTGGCTTTATTTCCAAACAGGAATGCTGTTGCCCATTTCTATTTGGGGAAAGGAAATGGATTGAAGAGGCTCATTTCTAAACCACAGCTAGATGAAAATTTTACAGATATTCCCCGAAACACCTTGGCACAGAACTGGAGGAATGGTCATATAtttaaagagaaagaaataatgaaGTGCCTCCAACGAGTCAATGGAACCATTGAGCAAGGAGATGTGTTTGCCAACTATGGAGGACTGAAGATTCCTGTACGCCCAGCTCTCATTGGTGGGATAAGAAGTGgttatagtacagaaaaagtTTCTTTCTATGTTGGCTTTGCTATTAAAGGACCACTAGCTTATGATATCCAACAAGAAAAGTAA